The nucleotide sequence CGGTGGGTATCTGCGCACGGCGGACTCCGCGCCGATGAACGCGGAGACGTTCGCGCGCGGCTACACCGTCGAGGCGTTCGTCAAGCTGCCCGCGGATTTCAAGGACGGAAAGCACGCCTGGGCCGCGATCTTCGGCAGGCAGGGCTCCGGCGGCAAGGCGGGCAAGACCGGCGACGATCCCGGCGAACCCTCGGCCACACTGTCCCTTTCGGACGGTGCCGCGTTCCAGTGGGCGGTGTTCCCGGTGAACCAGAACGGGATCTCCACCTGCTGGGGGCACGAACTGGCGCTGGAGGAATGGATCCACGTCGCGGCGGTCAACGACGGCAGGCGCACGACGCTCTACGTCGACGGCTGCCCGGTGCTGCGGAATCCGAAGACGACGGCCGCGGGGATCGCGAATCCCGGCGGCTCGTGGCTGATCGGCGCCTACGCCTACGACTCGATCGTCGAGCAGGCGTTCCACGGCTGGCTCGGCGACGTCCGGGTGGTGGCGCGAGCGCTGGAGCTCCGCGAGTTCATGCTCGGCTGAGCGGATCGTGCGCGGTAATGGTGGATGTTCGCCCCCATTATCGCGCACGATCGTTTACCGGGGAATGCCGGGTCCCTCTTGACAAGTGGTGGACAATAAAAAATCGGCGTCCAAATCAGATGACTGATCTGAAGCGCCGAATGTGTTGTCAGTCTAACCGCTGTGAGGGGAACTTGTCAAATCAGGGGTACGACGAGGAATTGCGATCCGAACGGCAGTACGTCGCGTCGCTCTACCGGCGGCTGGACGCCGAACGCGCGCGGGTGCAGGAGGCATATGCCGGTGCACTGCGGGGAGAAGGCTTCGCGCTCTCCGACCGCGAGGTGTCGGTCGGCGCCAAGGCACGCGAGATGGCGAGGCTGAAGATCGCCGACGAGGGTCTTTGTTTCGGCCGGTTGGACGCCCTTTCGGGAGAACGGTCGTACGTCGGCCGGATCGGTCTTTTCGACGAAGAGAACGACTACGAACCCTTGGTGCTCGATTGGCGGGCGCCGGCGTCGCGCGCGTTCTATTGCGCGACGGGCGCGTCCCCGGAAGGAATGGCGCGCCGCCGTCAATTCCGCACTCTCGGCCGCGACGTCCTCGACTTCACCGACGAGGTCTTCGGCCGTCCGGAATCGGCGGGGGAACGCGGCGACGCCGCGCTGCTCGCCGCGGTCAACGCGCCGCGCGGCGAGGGCATGCGGGACATCGTCGCCACGATCCAGGCGGAGCAGGACGAGATCATCCGGCTGGACCACCCGGGTGTCGTCGTCGTGGAAGGCGGTCCGGGCACGGGGAAGACGGCGGTGGCGCTGCACCGGGTGGCGTACCTGCTGTACACGAAACGGGACCGCATGGAACGGCGCGGGGTGCTCGTGGTCGGGCCCAGCAGCGGTTTCCTCGACCACATCGGCCGTGTGCTGCCGTCGCTCGGCGAGACCAGCGCCGTCTTCGCGACGCCCGGTGACCTCGTCGCCGGTCTGCGCACCGAACGTGAGGATCCGCCGCCGGTGCAGCGGCTGAAGGGTTCGCTGGCGATCCTGGACGTGCTCGCGGCGGCGGTGGCGGACCGGCAGGAGCTCCCCGCCGAGGCGGAGCCGATCGAACTCGACGACGTCACCGTGCCGCTGGACGCCGAGGTCGCGGCCGCCGCGCGCGAGGCCGCCAGGGAATGCGGCCTGCTGCACAACGAGGCGAAGGCCGTCTTCGAACGGGAGGTGATCGCCGCGCTCGCCACACGCGCGGTCGACCGGCTCGGCGCGGGCTGGCTGCCGTCCGACGACGAGCACACGCGCCCGGAGCTGCTGAAGAACGCCCGGCGCGACCTGGAAGCCAGCGAGGAGCTCCGGGTGGTTCTCGATCGCCTCTGGCCGTCGCTGACGCCGCAGCGGCTGCTCGCCGGCCTCTACGCCTCGCCGGAGCGCCTGCGGGCGGCCGGGGCCGATCCGGCGCTGTTCCGTGAGGACGCGGACGCGTGGACGGTGTCCGACGTGCCGTTGCTGGACGAAGCCGTCGAACTCCTCGGCGTCGACCGCACCGCGGAACGCCGGGCGGAGGAACGGCGGCGGCTGGCACGGAAGGAGTACGCCGAGCGGGTGCTGGAAATCGTCGAGGTGGAAGAGGACCACGACGACTACGAGTTCGCGCTCCGGCCGACGGACGTGCTGATGGCGGAGGAGCTGGCGGACCGGTTCGCCGAGCGCGACGAGCGGGATCTGGCCGAGCGCGCCGCCGCCGACCGGGAATGGACGTACGGCCACGTCGTGGTCGACGAAGCACAGGAACTGTCCGAAATGGACTGGCGGGTGCTGATGCGGCGCTGCCCCAGCCGGTCGTTCACCGTCGTCGGGGATCTCGCGCAACGGCGGTCGCCGTCGGGCGCGCGGTCGTGGGACTCGATGCTCTCCCGGTACGTCGCCGATCGCTGGGTTTACCGGAAGCTGACGGTCAACTACCGGACACCCTCGGAGATCATGGCGGTGGCGGCTTCGCTGCTGGCGAGTTTCGCGCCGGACGCCGTCCCGCCGGAGTCGGTGCGTTCGTGCGGGGTGCGCCCGTGGGCGCGCCGAGCGTCCGAAATGGACATCGGAGACGCCGTCGCCGAGTTCACCCGTGCGGAATCGGGTCGCGAGGGGACGTCGGTCGTCATCGGCCCGCCGGGAGTGCCCGGCGCGATCGCGCCCTCCGCGACCAAGGGGCTGGAGTACGACGCCGTCCTCGTGGTGGAGCCGGAGCGGATCCTCGCGGAAGGCCCGAGCGGCGAGGCGGAGCTGTACGTCGCGCTGACGCGGGCGACGCAGCGGCTCGGGGTCGTGTACAGCGGGACGCTGCCGAAAGTCCTCCGCGGTCTTGATTCCGGGCGGCGGACTCCCGACGCGTTCCTGCGCTGCGTCTAGCGGGCTGTTCAGCGGGTTTCGAAGTGTCGTGAGTGTTTCGGGTCGGTGCGACGGCCCAAAACACTCACGACCGGACAAAGGTCTACCGCGTGAGGTTGCCCCAGGCGTACGTCTGTTTCGCGAGTTTCAGGTAGACCAGGGTTTCGGTGCTGACGACACCCGGGATGGGCCGGATGTCGTCGTTCAGCACACTCAAGAGGTGTTCGTCGTCCCGGCAGGCGACCTCGGCGAGCAGGTCGTAGCCTCCTGCGGTCAGCACGACGTAGTGGACGTCCGGCAAACCCGAGAGCTGGTCGGAGACCGCCCGCGGATCGCCGTGGACCCTGATCCCGACCATCGCCTGACGGCCGAGCCCGACGTTCGCCGGATCCGTGACCGCGACGATCTGCATCGTCTCGTCCCGCAGCAGCCGCTGTACCCGCTGCCGCACGGCACCCTCCGACAGGCCGACGGCCTTGGCCAAGGCCGTGAACGAGGCCCGCCCGTCGACTTGCAGTAGAGCGATCAGAGTGCGATCGGTATTGTCCAAACCTCTAGGTGTGCGCTGCTCCATCTGCGCGCGTGGTTCGTCACCCATGCCGTCCCTCCCTTTGTTTCGGCATGCGATTCTTGTCGCGCAGCGTATCGATCAATGTCCAGAATGCTACCGCCGTTAAGTTGTTTGTCGCGATTCTCTTTCTCTGCCCCTTCGGGCAAAGGATTCTGTCGCCTGACAGGCCGAGTGCCGAGGATTTCGGACGGCGCCTCAGCCGAGATCGCGTTTGAGCAGGTCTTCCTCGGTTTCGCGGCGGACGAGCAGCGTCGCCGTACCTCGGGAAACGCCGACCACCGGCGGCCTCCCGACGAGGTTGTAATTCGACGCGAGCGAGTGGTGGTATGCCCCGGTGCACGGGACGGCGAGCAGATCGCCGGGGTGGACGTCGTCGGGGAGCGAGAGCCCGTCCGCGAGGACGTCACCCGATTCGCAGTGCCGCCCGACCACCGTCATCGGCCGCCTGGCCGCGCGGCTGCGCCTGCCGATCAGGCGAGCGGTGTACGCCGCCCCGTAGAGCGCGGGCCGCGCGTTGTCGCTCATCCCGCCGTCGACGGCGACGAAAGTGCGCGAACCGCGTTTCACCGCGCAGACCCGGTACACGGTGATGCCCGCCGGGCCGACGATCGCGCGGCCGGGTTCGATCGTCAGTTTCGGCAGGGGGAAGCCGTGCGAGGTGCATTCGTAAGCGAGCGCGACCCGCAGACGGCGCACATAGCCGTCGATGTCGAAACCCGGGTCGCCGGGCAGGTAACGCACGGCGTGCCCGCCGCCGAGATCCAGTTCGCGCAGGGTGATGCCGTGGCTTTCGCGAAGTGCGACGAGCACCCCGATCATCTTGCGGGCGGCGAGTTCGTAGAAGTCCACCCGGGACACCTGCGAGCCGATGTGGCAGTGCAGCCCCGCCAGGCGGAGCCCGGGCTGCGCGAGCACGGCGGAGACGGCCCGGCCGAGGTTGTCGCGCACCCCTTCGCGCAACGAGAAGCCGAACTTCTGCCCTTCGGTGCCGGTGGTGATCGCCGCGTGCGTGCCCGCCGCGACGTCGGGTGTCACCCGGATCAGCACCTGCTGCGCGCCGGTGGCCAGCGCGCCGAGCTGCTCGATCTCGTCGAGCGAATCCACCACGATCCGGCGGACACCGTAGGACAGCGCCGCCTTGAGGTCTTCGGGGGTTTTCGCGTTGCCGTGCAGCAGGATCCGCTCGGCGGGGAAGCCGACCGACCGCGCGACCGCGATCTCGCCCGCCGAGCAGGTGTCGAGGGAAAGCCCTTCTTCGGCCACCCAGCGCAGGACCGCGCGGGTGCACAGCGCCTTGCTCGCGTACGCCACCTCGGCGTCCGGCAGCGCTTTCCGGTACGCGCGGGCGTTCTGCCGGACTTCGTCCTCATCGAGCAGGTACGCCGGTGTCCCGAACCTCGCGGCGAGGTGGGACACCGGCGCGCCGGCGAACAGCAGTTCCCCGCCGGGCCCGAGCCGGGTGCTCCGTGGCCAGACCCCGGGTTCGAGGTGGTCGGCGGCCTCGCAGCCGAGGCTGGGCAGGAGCTCGGTGAGCGTCACGGTTACCTCCGCGTCGATCGGTCAGTGCCTCATCAGCACAACTCCGATCGACCCGGCCAGGCCGTTCCGGCAACGTCTCCCTGACGCTCCACGAGACCTCGCTGACGCCTTGTTAACGCGCGAGTAACCCAGGACACACCCTCAGCGGACGGGCTCCGGGACGGTGTCGAGCGCGCGCACCATGTGCACGGCCAGCGCGAACGCCGCCTCGTTGCCGAGGTCGGTGTGCTCGGTGACGATCTTCTTCACGGTGTCGACCCGGATTTCGTACCGGGAGACGGGGACGGTGTCGGCGTTCATGGTGATCCTCTATTCGGTTGTTTCGGGTTTCGTGGCACAGGTGCAGCCGCGGCTGAAGCCGCCGGCCGCGGTCGCGGTGCAGAAGCGGCGGGCGATCGCGTCGTGCGCGGACATCGGATGCGGGCAGCTCGGGCACCGGTCGTCGGCGGCTGGCTCGGCGACGTCGCCGAGGGAGCGGACGGAGGTCATCACGCGGCCACCGGTCGAGCACGCAGGGGCGCCCCGACTTCGTGCAGATGCCGGAGCACGTAGCCGTACGATGCCGCCCAGCCGCACTGCGCGTAGTCGATACCGTGCTTCGCGCAGAACT is from Amycolatopsis lurida and encodes:
- a CDS encoding DUF6307 family protein; the protein is MNADTVPVSRYEIRVDTVKKIVTEHTDLGNEAAFALAVHMVRALDTVPEPVR
- a CDS encoding RGCVC family protein; its protein translation is MTSVRSLGDVAEPAADDRCPSCPHPMSAHDAIARRFCTATAAGGFSRGCTCATKPETTE
- a CDS encoding Lrp/AsnC family transcriptional regulator, with the translated sequence MGDEPRAQMEQRTPRGLDNTDRTLIALLQVDGRASFTALAKAVGLSEGAVRQRVQRLLRDETMQIVAVTDPANVGLGRQAMVGIRVHGDPRAVSDQLSGLPDVHYVVLTAGGYDLLAEVACRDDEHLLSVLNDDIRPIPGVVSTETLVYLKLAKQTYAWGNLTR
- the helR gene encoding RNA polymerase recycling motor ATPase HelR → MSNQGYDEELRSERQYVASLYRRLDAERARVQEAYAGALRGEGFALSDREVSVGAKAREMARLKIADEGLCFGRLDALSGERSYVGRIGLFDEENDYEPLVLDWRAPASRAFYCATGASPEGMARRRQFRTLGRDVLDFTDEVFGRPESAGERGDAALLAAVNAPRGEGMRDIVATIQAEQDEIIRLDHPGVVVVEGGPGTGKTAVALHRVAYLLYTKRDRMERRGVLVVGPSSGFLDHIGRVLPSLGETSAVFATPGDLVAGLRTEREDPPPVQRLKGSLAILDVLAAAVADRQELPAEAEPIELDDVTVPLDAEVAAAAREAARECGLLHNEAKAVFEREVIAALATRAVDRLGAGWLPSDDEHTRPELLKNARRDLEASEELRVVLDRLWPSLTPQRLLAGLYASPERLRAAGADPALFREDADAWTVSDVPLLDEAVELLGVDRTAERRAEERRRLARKEYAERVLEIVEVEEDHDDYEFALRPTDVLMAEELADRFAERDERDLAERAAADREWTYGHVVVDEAQELSEMDWRVLMRRCPSRSFTVVGDLAQRRSPSGARSWDSMLSRYVADRWVYRKLTVNYRTPSEIMAVAASLLASFAPDAVPPESVRSCGVRPWARRASEMDIGDAVAEFTRAESGREGTSVVIGPPGVPGAIAPSATKGLEYDAVLVVEPERILAEGPSGEAELYVALTRATQRLGVVYSGTLPKVLRGLDSGRRTPDAFLRCV
- the lysA gene encoding diaminopimelate decarboxylase — encoded protein: MTLTELLPSLGCEAADHLEPGVWPRSTRLGPGGELLFAGAPVSHLAARFGTPAYLLDEDEVRQNARAYRKALPDAEVAYASKALCTRAVLRWVAEEGLSLDTCSAGEIAVARSVGFPAERILLHGNAKTPEDLKAALSYGVRRIVVDSLDEIEQLGALATGAQQVLIRVTPDVAAGTHAAITTGTEGQKFGFSLREGVRDNLGRAVSAVLAQPGLRLAGLHCHIGSQVSRVDFYELAARKMIGVLVALRESHGITLRELDLGGGHAVRYLPGDPGFDIDGYVRRLRVALAYECTSHGFPLPKLTIEPGRAIVGPAGITVYRVCAVKRGSRTFVAVDGGMSDNARPALYGAAYTARLIGRRSRAARRPMTVVGRHCESGDVLADGLSLPDDVHPGDLLAVPCTGAYHHSLASNYNLVGRPPVVGVSRGTATLLVRRETEEDLLKRDLG